In one Gadus morhua chromosome 7, gadMor3.0, whole genome shotgun sequence genomic region, the following are encoded:
- the LOC115546745 gene encoding solute carrier family 22 member 6, whose translation MVFADLLEQVGSTGRFQVVHTTLLCLPILMMASQNILQNFVAAVPPHFCSAHTNLTASTRMSAAEKLQITVPIDANGSPEKCRRYESPQWHLLANNGSTDPEVWEDPEQAALRGCDDGWTYDERERSSSIISEWHLVCSLRPLKSMGQTVYMGGVLVGAGVFGALADRFGRRVLLTMSYLLMAVSGTCAAFSPSFSLFCLFRFMCGMALSGVVLNSFSLIVEWIPTRVRTVIGTGTGYCYTMGQLILALVAYFIRDWRWLTFAVSLPFYVAFLYSWWLLESSRWLVLKNKPEQAVENLRLVARYNGRQADGEKIDVEMVKSSMKKEMSGCKSSYTTLDLFRTPTMRKMTVCLCAVWFSTSFAYYGLSMDLQKFGVDIYLIQVIFGAADIPAKVIINITMSYCGRRLSQCGGLVLAGITILSNLLVPYDKQMLRTCLAVLGKGCLAASFNCCYLYSGELYPTILRQSGLGWVSMMARLGAMVAPLVLLLGEYVTWLPGLIYGLVPVLSGVAAFLLPETLNIPLPDTIQDVEDRGTGRISKTEKKEAIFLQDNADNLLKQTS comes from the exons ATGGTGTTCGCCGACCTCTTGGAGCAGGTGGGCAGCACGGGACGCTTCCAGGTCGTGCACACCACCCTGCTGTGTCTCCCCATCCTCATGATGGCGAGCCAAAACATATTACAAAACTTCGTGGCCGCAGTACCCCCCCATTTCTGCAGCGCCCACACGAACCTCACTGCTTCGACGCGGATGAGCGCGGCAGAGAAGCTGCAGATAACAGTGCCAATTGATGCGAACGGATCTCCGGAGAAATGCCGGCGTTACGAGTCGCCACAGTGGCATCTGCTGGCCAACAACGGAAGCACAGATCCCGAGGTGTGGGAAGACCCGGAACAGGCGGCCCTTCGGGGCTGTGACGATGGGTGGACTTacgatgagagggagagaagctcCAGCATTATTTCAGAG TGGCATCTGGTATGCAGCCTGCGCCCCCTTAAGTCAATGGGACAGACGGTGTACATGGGGGGCGTGCTCGTGGGAGCGGGAGTCTTCGGAGCATTGGCCGACCG CTTTGGGCGGCGGGTCCTACTGACCATGAGCTACCTGCTGATGGCCGTGAGCGGGACGTGTGccgccttctccccctccttctccctcttctgcCTCTTCCGCTTCATGTGTGGCATGGCTCTGTCGGGAGTCGTGCTCAACAGCTTCTCACTCA TCGTGGAATGGATTCCGACTCGCGTGCGGACAGTGATTGGCACGGGGACAGGCTATTGCTACACCATGGGCCAGCTGATCCTGGCGTTGGTGGCCTACTTCATCAGGGACTGGCGCTGGCTGACCTTTGCTGTGTCCTTGCCGTTCTATGTGGCCTTCCTGTACTCATG GTGGCTCCTTGAATCTTCACGATGGCTGGTGCTGAAAAATAAGCCGGAGCAGGCCGTCGAAAACCTCAGACTAGTGGCGCGCTACAATGGTCGCCAAGCCGATGGAGAGAAGATTGACGTGGAg ATGGTGAAGTCGTCCATGAAGAAGGAGATGTCCGGGTGCAAGAGCTCCTACACCACCCTGGACCTGTTCCGCACCCCCACCATGAGGAAGATGACAGTGTGCCTATGCGCCGTCTG GTTCTCCACTAGCTTTGCCTACTACGGCCTCTCCATGGACCTCCAGAAGTTTGGCGTGGACATCTACCTGATTCAGGTGATATTCGGCGCTGCGGACATCCCCGCCAAGGTGATCATCAACATCACCATGAGCTACTGCGGTCGCCGGCTCTCACAGTGTGGGGGCCTGGTCCTGGCCGGCATCACCATTCTGTCCAACCTGTTGGTGCCTTACG atAAACAGATGCTGCGAACGTGCTTAGCTGTGCTGGGAAAGGGCTGTCTGGCCGCGTCCTTCAACTGCTGCTACCTGTACTCTGGAGAGCTCTACCCAACCATCCTACG aCAGTCAGGTCTGGGCTGGGTCAGCATGATGGCGCGGCTGGGGGCCATGGTGGCTCCGTTGGTGCTCCTGCTGGGGGAGTACGTCACCTGGCTCCCAGGCTTAATCTACGGCCTAGTTCCTGTCTTGAGTGGCGTTGCAGCCTTCTTACTGCCCGAGACCCTGAACATCCCACTTCCGGACACCATACAGGATGTAGAGGATAG GGGGACTGGAAGAATCTCCAAGACTGAGAAAAAAGAGGCCATATTCTTACAAGACAACGCAGACAATCTGCTGAAGCAAACATCTTGA